From Chelatococcus sp. YT9, a single genomic window includes:
- a CDS encoding SIR2 family protein, which produces MRFLANGPSIPDDLLMARDAGDVIFFCGAGVSRHRARLPDFLKLGSDVIELLGAGRNSLARKLFQRIEALGRPLDGVGALIPTDRIFSLLEREFEPQDIKNAVARAIKPDKSPDLSAHKSLIDLSRGRDGSVRLVTTNFDLLFEDSAPEAVCFAPPDLPDPRGGGFRGIVHLHGRVKKDYSGPSDEEFVVSSADFGRAYLSDGWATRFIQSLLARYQIVFVGYGADDPPVQYLLEALNLRAGNRSRLFAFQAGGSSDDAALWEHRGVRAISFDNSESFDPLWDSLAAWAERARDVDGWYTKLLESAAGGPAALDPHVRGQIAHVLSTRRGARRVSIAERPLPASWLLAFDPRLRFEKPDLVDPYGESDQRIDPYESLGLDFDTPPQPVDDVHERQDRTAPEGSWSAFATMASDQEDTSVDDLGGFCGAPQNLAGNLSTRLRSVGIWFSRVAHQPIALWWAAGCGPLHPDIVRMIQSALREEPQRWPDDIRHGWRMLIADWLDQREEPNQSYYELYQRVKREGWSEMRVRDYAALFQPRLKVRRGIIVPHPLSWTDGECPDALLYHDVDYPHPYEQLHIPDEQLAYAVTRFRENLDLARSLETEIGQPIIQIGDTRPDDGGEPISFGAYGLIGPIAHFMQLMERLIKISPRRARREIACWPKEDSYIFGRLRIWAAGKPVIAPGVAADVLLGFPDKVFWGSLHRRDLLYAIRDRWADFSAEDRERFERRLRTTNFPWSDLTADRKARAEAHYRLDRLHWLVREGLSFSFDVNAEIAALRSIAVDWSDRSEGGATGIRATSGRGVDTETEPERLDQVPIGEILERARTASQSSYSDQVERRPFKDLAEKRPVRALAALSSAARKNEIPFSFWAAFLQSEKRKSDPARLVLAIGSRLATLPPASLSSIAYPVAEWLQGLGPRAFDGPTPAIERVWDPLIAALHLRNDRRKRRVDSSWANDALNAPAGKIASLLMQEPSIQIRTSGRGLPQNWTRRQEQLLTLPGDMRRHVLVMLGFRIDWLFYIAPKWTIAHLIEITGHEGEDGDALWDGIFWAARAPSRKLYELLKPALLARARSPRRRRAEANVIGGFLLIGWGDDPDADPNQQLVTNAELREILVDGDDALRRNILAIIERWSVEAEGDWPALLIPFLLHVWPNQRVVRTPELSLRLVDLAFASGDHFPRVVQTILPRLVPVRGGTLEGYPLRSEPQDHPAKAYPAAMLDLLWAILAEDATLWPYKFGEFLDILADAPETQGDARLSELRRRRSS; this is translated from the coding sequence ATGCGCTTTCTGGCTAACGGCCCTTCCATTCCAGATGATCTTCTTATGGCGCGCGATGCAGGCGACGTCATCTTCTTTTGCGGTGCAGGCGTGTCACGTCACCGCGCTCGCTTGCCGGACTTTCTCAAGCTCGGCAGTGATGTCATCGAACTACTAGGTGCTGGCAGGAACAGCCTGGCGCGTAAGCTGTTCCAGCGAATAGAGGCGCTCGGGCGCCCACTCGACGGAGTCGGCGCACTCATTCCCACGGATCGCATATTCAGTCTCCTCGAGCGCGAGTTCGAACCGCAGGACATCAAGAACGCTGTCGCACGGGCCATTAAGCCGGACAAGTCTCCGGATCTGAGCGCACACAAATCCTTGATCGATCTTTCGCGGGGACGAGACGGCTCGGTGCGGTTAGTTACCACCAACTTCGACCTCCTGTTTGAAGATAGCGCTCCAGAGGCCGTCTGCTTCGCTCCGCCCGATCTTCCAGATCCGAGAGGCGGAGGTTTTCGTGGTATTGTGCATCTTCACGGCCGAGTCAAAAAAGACTATTCAGGACCGAGTGACGAAGAGTTTGTCGTCTCCAGTGCTGACTTTGGCCGTGCCTACCTGTCTGACGGCTGGGCCACGCGTTTTATCCAGTCGCTGCTCGCCCGCTACCAGATAGTCTTCGTCGGCTACGGCGCTGACGACCCGCCGGTTCAGTATTTGCTTGAAGCACTAAACCTGCGAGCGGGTAATCGTAGCCGTCTTTTTGCATTTCAGGCAGGCGGAAGTTCCGACGATGCCGCCCTATGGGAACATCGCGGGGTCCGAGCGATCTCGTTCGACAACTCCGAAAGTTTCGATCCGCTATGGGACAGTCTTGCGGCCTGGGCTGAGCGCGCTCGCGACGTTGATGGCTGGTACACTAAGTTGCTTGAAAGCGCGGCAGGCGGCCCCGCAGCGCTTGATCCACATGTGCGCGGCCAGATCGCGCACGTGCTCTCAACTCGCCGAGGCGCTCGACGGGTGAGCATTGCTGAAAGGCCGCTGCCGGCATCATGGTTGCTCGCGTTCGACCCGCGCTTGCGCTTTGAAAAGCCAGACCTCGTTGATCCCTATGGCGAGTCCGACCAGCGCATCGACCCATACGAAAGTTTAGGGCTCGACTTCGACACTCCGCCGCAGCCGGTAGACGACGTTCACGAGCGACAGGACCGCACGGCCCCGGAAGGGTCATGGAGCGCTTTCGCGACCATGGCCTCCGACCAAGAAGATACAAGCGTCGACGACCTGGGGGGGTTCTGCGGCGCCCCGCAGAACCTCGCGGGAAATCTTTCCACCCGCCTGCGTAGTGTCGGAATATGGTTCAGTCGTGTCGCCCATCAACCAATAGCATTATGGTGGGCCGCCGGTTGTGGTCCGCTTCACCCGGACATTGTCCGGATGATTCAATCAGCCCTTCGTGAGGAGCCGCAGCGGTGGCCCGACGATATTCGTCACGGCTGGCGCATGCTAATCGCCGACTGGCTAGATCAGCGCGAGGAGCCTAACCAGTCCTACTATGAGCTCTATCAGCGCGTAAAACGCGAAGGATGGTCGGAAATGCGCGTCCGCGATTATGCGGCCCTGTTCCAGCCGCGGCTAAAGGTGCGTCGGGGCATTATTGTGCCGCATCCGCTCTCGTGGACCGATGGCGAATGCCCCGATGCGCTGCTATATCACGATGTCGACTATCCGCATCCTTACGAACAACTACATATTCCTGACGAGCAACTGGCTTACGCGGTCACGCGCTTCCGCGAGAACCTTGATCTCGCCCGTTCGCTTGAGACTGAAATCGGCCAACCTATAATTCAGATAGGCGATACGCGCCCTGATGATGGTGGGGAGCCAATATCCTTTGGCGCCTATGGTCTCATCGGTCCGATAGCGCATTTCATGCAGCTCATGGAAAGACTGATAAAAATCTCGCCGCGACGCGCGCGTAGGGAAATCGCCTGTTGGCCGAAGGAAGACAGTTATATTTTTGGCCGCTTGCGCATCTGGGCAGCGGGCAAGCCAGTTATAGCGCCGGGTGTTGCTGCTGACGTTCTTCTCGGTTTTCCGGACAAAGTTTTTTGGGGTTCATTGCACCGGCGAGATCTGCTCTATGCGATCCGTGATCGCTGGGCAGATTTTTCGGCTGAGGATCGTGAACGGTTTGAGCGGCGTCTACGTACAACCAACTTTCCCTGGTCGGATCTCACAGCCGATAGAAAAGCACGGGCGGAGGCACATTATCGGCTCGACCGTCTGCACTGGCTAGTACGTGAGGGACTATCCTTCTCGTTTGACGTGAACGCTGAAATCGCAGCGCTTCGTTCTATTGCCGTGGACTGGTCAGATCGATCGGAGGGAGGAGCTACGGGAATACGCGCGACTTCCGGGCGCGGAGTAGACACAGAAACAGAACCGGAGCGGCTTGACCAAGTCCCTATCGGGGAGATCCTAGAGCGCGCGCGCACTGCAAGCCAGTCGAGCTATTCTGACCAGGTCGAGCGGCGCCCGTTCAAAGACCTGGCGGAGAAAAGACCGGTACGAGCACTGGCTGCGCTTAGCAGTGCCGCGCGTAAGAATGAGATCCCGTTCTCCTTTTGGGCTGCCTTTCTCCAATCGGAGAAGCGCAAGAGCGATCCGGCGCGGCTCGTCCTCGCTATCGGCTCCCGTCTTGCCACGTTGCCTCCTGCTTCGCTCAGCAGCATCGCTTATCCTGTCGCCGAATGGCTACAAGGATTGGGCCCGCGTGCCTTTGATGGGCCGACCCCAGCCATTGAGCGCGTTTGGGACCCACTCATTGCCGCGCTACATCTGCGCAACGACCGCCGGAAACGCCGTGTTGACAGCAGCTGGGCGAATGACGCGTTGAACGCGCCTGCCGGCAAGATTGCAAGCCTCCTCATGCAGGAGCCTTCGATACAAATCCGGACGTCGGGCCGGGGCCTGCCCCAGAACTGGACGCGACGGCAAGAGCAGTTGCTGACCTTGCCGGGGGACATGAGACGCCACGTGTTGGTTATGCTGGGGTTCCGGATCGACTGGCTGTTTTATATTGCTCCTAAATGGACCATTGCCCATCTGATCGAGATCACAGGCCATGAGGGTGAAGATGGCGATGCGCTGTGGGATGGCATCTTCTGGGCCGCACGTGCGCCTTCTCGTAAGCTCTATGAGCTTTTGAAGCCCGCTCTTCTCGCCCGGGCAAGGTCCCCCAGGCGCCGACGTGCAGAAGCAAACGTCATCGGCGGGTTCCTGCTGATTGGATGGGGCGACGACCCTGATGCTGATCCAAATCAACAACTTGTCACGAATGCCGAATTGCGCGAGATCCTCGTCGATGGCGACGACGCTCTCCGTAGAAACATCTTGGCCATTATTGAGCGCTGGTCAGTGGAAGCGGAAGGCGACTGGCCTGCCCTCCTGATCCCTTTCCTGCTCCACGTCTGGCCGAACCAACGGGTCGTGCGAACGCCTGAATTGTCGCTTCGCCTCGTCGATCTTGCCTTTGCCAGCGGGGATCATTTCCCGCGGGTCGTACAGACCATCCTCCCGCGGCTGGTCCCAGTGCGGGGCGGCACGCTTGAAGGATACCCTCTTCGTTCGGAACCCCAAGATCACCCTGCAAAGGCCTACCCAGCCGCTATGCTCGATCTCCTTTGGGCGATCCTGGCCGAGGACGCGACACTTTGGCCATACAAGTTCGGAGAGTTTCTGGACATTCTTGCTGATGCGCCAGAAACCCAAGGTGATGCTCGTTTGTCGGAGCTCCGTCGACGTCGTTCCTCTTAG
- a CDS encoding helix-turn-helix domain-containing protein, whose amino-acid sequence MTPDQFKAWRKHMKLSQPAAADLLGISVPSVQLYERGSRHEDGRAVVIPKSIELACAALALGIRDYEGPQPQ is encoded by the coding sequence ATGACACCCGACCAGTTCAAGGCGTGGCGCAAGCACATGAAGCTCTCCCAGCCCGCCGCCGCTGACCTGCTCGGCATCAGCGTGCCCTCTGTTCAGCTCTATGAGCGGGGCAGCCGCCATGAAGACGGCCGCGCGGTCGTGATCCCGAAGTCCATCGAGCTTGCTTGCGCCGCGCTCGCGCTCGGCATACGGGATTATGAGGGGCCGCAGCCTCAATAG